The following proteins come from a genomic window of Paenibacillus spongiae:
- a CDS encoding magnesium transporter CorA family protein, whose translation MMHRMLRFPSQWEWHVLHNQRPEPIRLGRRRQSAANSQPPAAHAQTGYRMNEIATPLQHAANESTGGEDIDIPQDPSEVRDAFKRAHPELIHWLHESEDCNHNHISVSELPGGEPVMYGTLLFQASNDQQDIIPLHFWMTRKKLVTLQTDLRLSVRLQADPWKEKLDRCQSSPEAFFIMISCILENFHAGLDGFEKRLGELEEIMRYRNRTGLMNTIFERRYDLLHWNHLFIPIREIQGAAKEAFLETLSNQEDFKRIEHKLDRIESLLVHYAMEIDTLLTMDDAISTFRGNDIMKTLTIFTALFTPATVVGALWGMNFTRLPWTMEPWGFVAMCLVVIVATLIIYWWLWNKGWTGDLLKGKQAHAASALPSKKRRRSGRGGSNRTEPSPNKRKKGNAPPG comes from the coding sequence ATGATGCACCGGATGCTGCGGTTTCCTTCCCAATGGGAGTGGCACGTGCTCCATAACCAACGGCCGGAACCAATCCGTTTAGGCCGCCGCCGACAATCGGCCGCTAATTCGCAGCCTCCCGCTGCCCATGCGCAGACCGGCTATCGGATGAACGAAATCGCAACGCCTCTCCAGCATGCCGCGAACGAATCAACCGGCGGCGAGGACATCGATATTCCACAAGACCCGTCCGAAGTACGCGATGCCTTCAAGAGAGCTCATCCCGAGCTTATCCATTGGCTTCATGAGTCCGAGGACTGCAATCACAATCATATATCGGTCTCGGAGCTTCCCGGCGGAGAACCCGTGATGTACGGGACACTGCTCTTCCAAGCTTCGAATGACCAGCAGGATATTATCCCGCTTCACTTCTGGATGACCCGCAAGAAGCTTGTGACGCTCCAGACCGATCTGAGGCTGTCCGTCCGCCTCCAGGCCGATCCCTGGAAGGAGAAGCTGGACCGCTGCCAATCGTCGCCGGAAGCGTTCTTCATCATGATCAGCTGTATCTTGGAGAACTTTCATGCCGGCTTAGACGGCTTCGAGAAGCGGCTTGGCGAGCTGGAAGAGATTATGCGGTACCGCAACCGGACCGGGCTGATGAACACGATATTCGAACGGCGCTACGATCTGCTCCATTGGAATCATCTGTTTATACCGATCCGCGAAATTCAAGGAGCGGCCAAGGAAGCTTTTCTGGAAACGCTGAGTAATCAAGAAGATTTCAAACGCATCGAACATAAGCTCGACCGCATCGAATCGCTCCTCGTGCATTATGCGATGGAGATCGATACGCTGCTCACGATGGACGACGCGATCTCTACCTTCCGGGGCAATGACATCATGAAGACGCTCACGATATTCACCGCCTTATTCACGCCGGCAACCGTCGTAGGGGCGCTGTGGGGAATGAATTTCACCCGGCTTCCATGGACCATGGAACCATGGGGATTCGTGGCCATGTGTCTGGTCGTTATTGTCGCCACGCTCATCATCTACTGGTGGCTGTGGAATAAGGGCTGGACGGGCGATCTGCTCAAGGGGAAGCAGGCGCATGCCGCCTCGGCCTTGCCTTCGAAGAAGCGCCGCCGCAGCGGCCGAGGCGGATCGAACCGGACGGAGCCCTCTCCGAATAAGCGCAAAAAGGGAAATGCACCTCCCGGATGA
- a CDS encoding sigma-70 family RNA polymerase sigma factor, protein MNVQPAKQSPASNAELILIYQNNPNNDTAALLIEQYEPMVRMAAGKISRNRPDLYEDLMQVGQIALIRLFRQFDTNLGVQFEPYAMKSIIGHMKNYLRDKSWYVQVPRRIKEKGIAVQQAVDDLTVQLERSPRVEEIAAYMELSVEETTEILAGRELYHYVSLDTPISEEENTTTLGDLIGSPADDFETVDKKLDLQAAMSKLKPQEQQVLLLVYQEGLPQRTIADNLGVSQMSISRIQRRAIEKLKQLLSESHDGEEDVY, encoded by the coding sequence ATGAATGTACAACCGGCCAAGCAGTCCCCGGCATCGAATGCGGAGCTTATTCTGATCTACCAGAATAACCCCAACAACGATACGGCTGCCCTGCTAATCGAGCAATATGAGCCGATGGTCCGAATGGCGGCCGGTAAAATTTCGCGTAATCGCCCTGATTTGTATGAAGATCTGATGCAAGTGGGTCAGATTGCGCTCATCCGCCTATTCCGGCAATTCGATACCAATTTAGGCGTTCAATTCGAACCCTATGCCATGAAGAGCATCATCGGTCATATGAAAAACTATTTGCGGGATAAATCCTGGTATGTTCAGGTGCCGCGCCGCATCAAGGAGAAGGGAATTGCCGTCCAGCAAGCGGTCGACGACCTGACGGTCCAGCTCGAACGGTCGCCCCGCGTAGAAGAAATCGCCGCTTACATGGAGCTCTCCGTCGAGGAAACGACCGAGATTTTGGCAGGACGCGAGCTGTATCATTACGTTTCGCTCGACACGCCGATCTCCGAGGAAGAGAATACGACGACCTTGGGCGATCTGATCGGCTCTCCCGCCGATGATTTTGAGACGGTCGACAAGAAGCTGGATCTTCAAGCCGCTATGTCCAAGCTGAAGCCGCAGGAGCAGCAGGTCCTTCTCCTTGTTTATCAGGAAGGGCTTCCACAGCGGACGATCGCCGATAATCTGGGCGTCTCGCAGATGAGTATTTCCCGTATTCAACGACGGGCGATCGAGAAGCTGAAGCAGCTGCTAAGCGAGAGCCATGACGGCGAAGAAGATGTATACTAG
- a CDS encoding STAS domain-containing protein — MKQTDKLFLRTENKEGKCIVYVGGELDLESAAQMRAAMTTLVELSDRELIINLRDLRYVDSTGIGILVSILKARHANNAPFAVEAIPPNIRKLFDMTGITNFLLKQQA, encoded by the coding sequence ATGAAGCAAACCGATAAATTATTTTTGCGAACAGAGAATAAAGAAGGTAAATGCATCGTGTATGTCGGAGGCGAGCTCGATTTGGAATCGGCCGCTCAGATGCGGGCCGCAATGACGACCCTCGTCGAATTATCCGACCGCGAGCTCATTATTAATCTGCGCGATCTGCGGTATGTGGACAGTACCGGCATAGGCATCCTCGTTTCTATCTTGAAGGCACGGCATGCCAACAACGCCCCATTCGCCGTAGAAGCCATCCCGCCGAATATTCGCAAGCTGTTCGATATGACGGGCATTACAAACTTTTTGCTGAAGCAGCAAGCCTGA
- a CDS encoding ATP-dependent DNA ligase translates to MKLEPIIPFEPVAASEFPKGDQWTAQIKWDGVRILSYFDGERTKLFNRRLNERTLQYPELLQAESYCSADSFILDGEVIAFENGSPSFHEVMKRDSLRSAQRIQEQKGTVPITYMIFDLIYLNGVWVKDKKLRDRQTLLSSIIRPNVQVQVVPSYSDIAGLYRVAEQHRLEGIVIKDLNSTYSIDGKDKRWMKKKNVQDLIAVVGGVTLRDGIVNALLLGLYDDAGRFWYIGHAGSGKLTMNDWRTLTQLITTMTVRSMPFANKPERYKDAIWIEPRLTVKINYMEWTSNKTLRQPTIQAFLDVPPQECTFS, encoded by the coding sequence ATGAAGCTGGAACCTATCATTCCTTTTGAACCTGTTGCTGCAAGTGAATTTCCCAAGGGAGATCAATGGACGGCCCAAATTAAATGGGATGGCGTCCGAATATTAAGTTATTTTGACGGCGAACGTACGAAGCTATTTAACCGAAGGCTGAATGAACGAACATTGCAGTATCCCGAATTGCTGCAGGCCGAGTCCTATTGCAGCGCAGACTCTTTCATTCTTGACGGTGAAGTGATCGCTTTCGAGAATGGCAGCCCTTCCTTTCATGAGGTCATGAAACGGGACAGCTTAAGAAGCGCGCAGCGGATTCAAGAGCAGAAAGGTACTGTTCCCATTACATACATGATCTTTGATTTGATTTATCTTAACGGCGTATGGGTTAAGGACAAGAAGCTTCGGGACCGCCAAACGCTGCTGAGCAGCATTATTCGTCCGAATGTGCAGGTGCAGGTCGTTCCAAGCTATAGCGACATTGCCGGTCTATACCGGGTTGCAGAGCAGCATAGGCTTGAAGGCATTGTGATCAAGGATCTGAACAGCACCTATTCCATCGACGGCAAAGACAAGCGCTGGATGAAGAAAAAAAATGTTCAGGATCTAATCGCGGTTGTCGGCGGCGTAACCTTACGGGATGGCATTGTTAATGCGTTGCTATTGGGCCTGTATGATGACGCAGGACGCTTCTGGTACATCGGGCATGCCGGTTCAGGAAAATTAACGATGAATGACTGGCGGACATTGACGCAGCTGATAACGACAATGACGGTTCGTTCCATGCCTTTCGCAAACAAGCCGGAACGTTACAAAGACGCTATATGGATAGAACCGCGGCTGACGGTCAAAATAAACTATATGGAATGGACTTCCAATAAAACGCTGCGACAGCCGACGATTCAAGCTTTCTTGGATGTTCCCCCACAAGAATGCACGTTTAGTTAA
- the rsbW gene encoding anti-sigma B factor RsbW, with product MKENEEVVLLQVPASAEYIDLVRLTLYGLAVKIGFSYEEIEDMKVAVSEACNNAVLYAYGDLPHGSTTSALEVEPRIEVRFVKQADALSIIVKDDGRSFDAAAAARKAEPLHGKSVDELQAGGLGLYLMQALMDQVQVNSDIGTEVVLTKRLVRSGEMA from the coding sequence ATGAAGGAAAATGAAGAGGTCGTATTGCTGCAGGTCCCGGCATCCGCAGAATATATCGATTTGGTTCGGCTCACGCTCTATGGGCTAGCCGTCAAAATCGGATTTTCATATGAAGAAATCGAAGACATGAAGGTCGCTGTATCCGAAGCTTGCAATAACGCTGTGTTGTACGCTTACGGAGATTTGCCTCATGGTTCAACCACATCCGCGCTGGAGGTCGAGCCCCGGATCGAGGTTCGTTTTGTCAAGCAGGCCGACGCGCTCTCCATTATCGTCAAGGACGACGGCCGCAGCTTCGACGCTGCGGCTGCAGCCCGCAAGGCCGAGCCGCTGCACGGCAAGTCGGTCGACGAGCTGCAGGCAGGAGGACTCGGGCTTTATTTGATGCAGGCTCTTATGGACCAGGTTCAAGTCAACAGCGATATAGGGACTGAAGTGGTCTTAACCAAACGTCTGGTCCGAAGTGGTGAGATGGCATGA
- the ligD gene encoding non-homologous end-joining DNA ligase, translating into MSRSVKGTIVVEGQELVISNPNKLLWPEMGITKAIFLQQLTALSPWLMKHCQDRYLTTIRFPDGVHGKSFYQKNCPQPAPDFVHVSEHDNISYVKPDSLPTLLWLGNLASLEFHASFDRISDPAHPTEWVLDLDPSLEEEPRIMEAASLVGDLLHSLGIQSVPKTSGATGVQVIVPLIPDLTFDELRRIGEFVGKYLSDKHPGLFTIERLKKNRGDLIYIDYLQHYQGKTIVAPYSPRARIGATVSTPLFWEEVRRNAAITDYNLLNIMSRLHREGDLIDRTAPQSLRPILSFIDNKGR; encoded by the coding sequence ATGAGCCGGAGCGTGAAGGGCACCATCGTCGTTGAAGGACAGGAACTGGTCATCAGCAACCCGAACAAGCTTCTCTGGCCCGAAATGGGCATTACGAAAGCCATCTTCCTGCAGCAGCTGACCGCGCTTTCCCCTTGGCTGATGAAGCACTGCCAGGACCGTTATTTGACTACGATCCGGTTTCCGGACGGCGTGCACGGCAAATCGTTCTATCAGAAGAACTGTCCGCAGCCCGCACCGGATTTTGTTCACGTTTCGGAGCATGACAATATTTCCTATGTAAAGCCGGATTCACTGCCGACGCTATTATGGCTGGGCAATCTCGCCTCGTTGGAGTTTCATGCTTCGTTCGACCGGATAAGCGATCCCGCCCATCCAACCGAATGGGTGCTGGATCTGGATCCTTCCCTCGAGGAAGAACCTCGTATTATGGAAGCGGCGTCGCTGGTGGGCGATCTGCTGCACTCGCTGGGCATTCAATCCGTTCCCAAGACGTCGGGAGCCACCGGCGTCCAAGTGATCGTGCCGCTCATTCCCGACCTGACCTTCGATGAGCTGCGGCGGATCGGCGAGTTCGTGGGCAAATACTTGTCGGATAAGCATCCGGGGCTATTCACGATCGAGAGACTGAAGAAAAACCGCGGGGACTTGATCTACATCGACTATTTGCAGCACTATCAGGGAAAAACGATCGTCGCCCCCTACTCACCGAGAGCGCGTATCGGTGCTACTGTCTCTACGCCTCTCTTCTGGGAAGAGGTTAGGCGCAATGCAGCCATAACCGACTATAACCTGCTTAACATTATGAGCCGTTTGCATCGGGAAGGCGACCTTATCGACCGCACGGCACCCCAGTCGCTTCGCCCGATTCTATCCTTTATCGACAATAAAGGGCGTTAA
- a CDS encoding general stress protein — protein sequence MAYKLGLFRHQQQVIDAVQELEKEGFTKRELQVFVKGSEHSRRIEAETGVDADELNEMTDMRGDGGIVVVPAGIASGSGPAAGGFTGTAFGDRAAGIVAGDIWGDGSAMGEALRWLGLDDDDAKECRNAIAEGWLVLMVETSEDRSDGGPDLGPAGPAEAVFRRCGAERILG from the coding sequence ATGGCATACAAGCTGGGGTTATTCAGGCATCAGCAGCAGGTGATCGATGCGGTGCAGGAGCTGGAGAAGGAAGGGTTCACGAAGCGCGAGCTGCAGGTGTTTGTCAAAGGCAGCGAGCACTCTCGGCGCATTGAAGCGGAGACCGGGGTGGATGCGGACGAATTGAACGAAATGACGGATATGAGGGGCGATGGCGGCATCGTCGTGGTTCCGGCCGGTATCGCAAGCGGAAGCGGCCCGGCGGCGGGAGGCTTCACGGGGACGGCCTTTGGAGACCGCGCAGCCGGCATAGTGGCAGGCGATATCTGGGGGGACGGCAGTGCGATGGGGGAAGCGCTGCGCTGGCTGGGTCTGGACGACGACGACGCGAAGGAGTGCCGTAACGCCATTGCCGAAGGCTGGCTTGTCCTGATGGTTGAGACCAGCGAAGACCGCTCGGACGGCGGACCGGACCTCGGTCCGGCAGGCCCTGCCGAGGCCGTATTCCGGCGCTGCGGAGCTGAACGTATCCTGGGGTAG